TCGCGATCTGGTAAGCGACCACGTTGAGAATCTCGTCGACCTGCGTCCCGTTGCGCCGCAAATCTCGAGTCAGCGATTTTGTTTTGGCATTGAAGATGCTGATTTTTTCAAGACTCTCGCTGCTAGGTTCGCGTGCACCCAGTTCGAGAAGCATCTTCCTTGCCTGGCTGCCCTGCTCAAGGTCGGCGATACACGCGCTTCTCACGCGGTCAAGGTCAGCGGCGACCTTGGTAAGTTGATTGGCTTTGAGATCGACGTATTTTTCAAACGGAGTGACAGCTAGCGGAGGACCTGTTTCGAGGCTTATGTCGTCTGTCCCATCACTCAGTAGGGGTCTTGGCACAGCAAGGTACCGTCTTCGTGACTTGAAGCCCACCCGACCTTTCGATAGATCAGCGTCGAAGACGCTCGCCCCGAGTCGGAAAAGGACACTTATGAATGTGTATAAGTCCCGCAGAATCCCTCGATCTAGATCACTCCCCGCGAGGTCCTCAGATTTCATGAGAAAGCCTCGAAGGCCCAGCGCTGTCACCTGACACGGCCGATGGTTCGCAAACGAATGCAGATCTGCATGCTGTGAAATCCATCGCAATATGCGCTTGAACGCACGAGCGTAGGCGTCTTGGACCCGCTCGACTCGACCCTCTCTTTCCAGCTCCACAATCATCAGCCAGGGCCAGGAGTTGCAGGACAACTGCAGTTCGTGAGAGTCGAACTGCATCTGCCAGAGGTAGTCACGGAGATAAACGCGATGCTTTGTGAGAACCGCCAAAGTGATGCCCGGGTCTTGCATTGCCTGCTCCATCGTGAGTAGTGCTGTCAGCGATCCAGAGGGGCGCCGTGCGCCTTGTGAGAACCTGTATCGGGTACCTGACTCAAGATTTCAATGCTACATAAAGCATCACCGTGAACCTTGCGCCAGCCGACCTGCCGAAGGACTCCGGTCGCTTCGATCTGCCGATTGCGCTGGGCATCCTCGCGGCCAGCGGGCAGATCGACAACGCCCGGCTCGCCGGCCACGAGTTCGCCGGGGAGCTGTCGCTGTCGGGCGAGCTGCGGCCCGTTCGTGGTGCGCTGGCCATGGCACTGGCGCTGCATACGCGCGGCGTTGCCACGCGGCTGGTGCTGCCCCTGGAGAGTGCACAGGAGGCCGCACTGGTGCCGGGCGGCGAGGTGTATGGCGCGAAGCACCTGCTCGATGTGGTGCGCCAGTTCATCGCAGAAGGCAGCGATGCCGCGTCGCAGCTGCCCGAATCGCCTGACGACGACGGCTGGGCGCGCGTCCAGGCCGCGCCCGGCGCGATTCCGCCGCAGTACGCAGACCTGTCTGAAGTGAAAGGACATGCCGGTGCCAAGCGCGCGCTCGAAATCGCGGCGGCAGGCGGTCACAGCCTGCTGATGGTGGGCGAGCCGGGTTCGGGCAAGTCGATGCTCGCGCAGCGCTTCGCGGGCCTGCTTCCGGCGATGCACATCGACGAGGCACTGGAAAGCGCGGCCGTGGCCAGCCTGGGCGGGCGCTTTGCCACCGAGCGGTGGATGAGCCGGCCAACATGCTCGCCGCACCATACATCTAGCGCGGTGGCGCTGGTCGGCGGGGGCTCTCCACCCCGACCCGGAGAAATCTCGCGGGCGCACCACGGCGTGCTCTTTCTCGACGAATTCCCCGAGTTCGCGCGCTCGGCGCTGGAGGCGCTGCGCGAGCCGCTGGAAACCGGCACCATCACCATTGCCCGGGCCGCGCGGCGCGCCGAATTCCCGGCACGCTTTCAGCTGATTGCCGCCATGAACCCCTGCCCTTGCGGCTACCTGGGCTCTTCGTCGAGACCCTGCCGCTGCACGCCAGACCAGGTCTCGCGCTACCAGGGCAAGCTCAGCGGCCCGCTGCTGGACCGCATCGACCTGCACATCGAAGTGCCAGCGGTGTCGGCGCAGCTGCTGCTCGAAGCGCCGCCGGGCGAATCGACCGACAGCATCCGCACCCGCGTGGTCGATGCGCGCGAGCGTGCGATACGGCGGCAAGGCCACGCCAACCAGTCGCTGCAGGGCTCTGCCATCGACCGGCATGCCGTGCTCGACGACACGGCGCGCAAGTTCATGTTCAACGCGGCAAACAAGCTCGGCTGGTCGGCGCGCAGCACGCACCGCGCGCTCAAGGTGGCTCGCACGATCGCCGATCTGGAGGGGGCGGACGCAGTGCAGGCGGCGCATGTGGCGGAGGCGGTGCAGTACCGCCGCGCGCTGCGCGGCGCCAAATGAACGCGGGAGCCAGCCGCGGCGCAGACCGTACTACTTGAACTCGTGGCTCACCACAGGCGCCGACTTGCTGTCCTGCACGGTCACGCGCTGCCGGAACACCTCGAGGTCGCCGTTGCGCACTTCGATGTTGTAGATGCCCGGGCGCAGCGACAGTGACTTGAGCGGTGGGCTCACGCCGCGGTCCGCGCCGTCGACGAACACCTGGCCCCAGGGGCGGACGTTGAACACCACCCGGCCCATGCCGGGCGACGCCGCAGGCGTGGCGGGAGCAGCTGCAGGTGCGCCGGGCGTCCCGGCGGGTGTGGCACCCGCCACGGTCGTCGTCGTGGTCCCCGGCGGCAACGTGCCGGGCGCGACGGGCACTGACGGCGGCGAGAGCCGGTTGATTTCGGCGATTGCGTTGCGCGCCTCGCGCGCATGCACGCCGCGGCGGTAGCGGCGCAGGTAGGCCTCGTAGCCTTCGCGCGTGTTCTCGGTCTGCGCGAGGTTCCAGTCTTCGGCTTCGGCGGTGGCCAGCGCGGATTCGGGCGGCGCGGCCGGTGGGCCGACCGGGACGTTCTCCAGCGGTGTCAGCGGCGCCGTGGCTGTAGCGGCGGGCGCACTGGCCGGTGCGGCGGGCGGTGGTGCTGCGGCACTACCGCCGGCCACAGGCGTTCCAGGCGCGGCCGGCACGCCATCGGTGGTGGTGGCCGGTGGCATCGCCGCCGGCGGCGCGGTGTTGCTCGACATCGGCGCGGCCGGAGGCGGCACCGGCACCATCGCGGTCTTGGTCTCCTGCGGCTGCATGCCCGAGGTCAGGCGCAGGCCGATCCAGCTGCCCACGGCCACGAGTGCGATCAGCAGCGCGCCCACCATGCCCCACGGCGGACGCTTGAGCTTGCTCTTCTGCGCGGTTGGTGCGGCGGCCTTGTGGCCTTGCCCCTTGCTGCGGTCCTGCGGTGCGGGCGCAGGCGCTGCTCTCGGCTGCTCCGGCGCTGCCACAGGCATCGGCTCCAGCGGCACCGGCGCCGACATCGGCGAGAACTGCTGCGGCACCAGCGGCGGAGGTGGCGGCGTCGCCGACACGGGCGCCGCGGGGATGATCACCGTCGGCGCGCTCATGCCGCTCACGTAGATGTCGCCGAGCTTCACCAGCCCCAGCTCGGCCGCGAAGGCAGCCACGGTCTGCGTGCGGTCCTTGCTGTGCACGGCCAGCGTGTGGTCGACTGCGGCGCAGAAGCTCGGGCTCAGGTCGTCGCGGCCCATCGACGACAGGGGCACGTAGGCGTCCTGCACGCTGCGCACCACGGCCGAAGGCGGCGGATGGCCCGTGACCGCGCGGTACAGCACTGCCCCCAGCGCGTACATGTCGGTCCACGCCCCCTGCAGCAGCGTGTTGTCGTCGGCGTACTGCTCGATGGGCGAGTAGCCCGACTTCACCATCACCGCCACTTCGTCGACGAGGTCGGCGATCGACTTGCGCGCCGCGCCGAAGTCGAGCAGCACCGGCAGATCGTCCTGCTGGATGAAGATGTTGTCGGGCGCGATGTCGCGATGGAAGCACTGGCTGCGGTGCAGCGTCTCGAGCGCGCCCAGCAGCGGCCCCAGCATGCCGAGCAGCCAGGGCTCGGTGATCCTGCCCGGCTCGTCCTCGGCCAGGCGGCGCAGCGTGCGGCCCTTGTAGAGCTGGATCGCCATGTAGGCGGTGGAGTTGGCCTCCCAGAAGCGATGCACGCGCACCAGCGCCGGGTGGCTGAACTGCGCCAGCGTGCGCGCCTCGTTGATGAAGCTGCGCAGGCCCGCCTGGAAAGTGGCCGTGAGCCGCTCGGAGCGCACGTGCACGCTGTTGTCGCCCACGCGGCGCGCGAGCATCGAGGGCATGTATTCCTTGATGGCCACCTCGCGCTGCAGCGAGTGGTCGTAGGCGCGGTAGACGATGCCGAAGCCGCCTTCGCCGATCACTTCCAGCAGTTCGAATTCGGCCAGCCGGTGGTTCAC
This is a stretch of genomic DNA from Variovorax paradoxus. It encodes these proteins:
- a CDS encoding serine/threonine-protein kinase; translated protein: MTTTHGIGSPPAETDDERPHPLGVNHRLAEFELLEVIGEGGFGIVYRAYDHSLQREVAIKEYMPSMLARRVGDNSVHVRSERLTATFQAGLRSFINEARTLAQFSHPALVRVHRFWEANSTAYMAIQLYKGRTLRRLAEDEPGRITEPWLLGMLGPLLGALETLHRSQCFHRDIAPDNIFIQQDDLPVLLDFGAARKSIADLVDEVAVMVKSGYSPIEQYADDNTLLQGAWTDMYALGAVLYRAVTGHPPPSAVVRSVQDAYVPLSSMGRDDLSPSFCAAVDHTLAVHSKDRTQTVAAFAAELGLVKLGDIYVSGMSAPTVIIPAAPVSATPPPPPLVPQQFSPMSAPVPLEPMPVAAPEQPRAAPAPAPQDRSKGQGHKAAAPTAQKSKLKRPPWGMVGALLIALVAVGSWIGLRLTSGMQPQETKTAMVPVPPPAAPMSSNTAPPAAMPPATTTDGVPAAPGTPVAGGSAAAPPPAAPASAPAATATAPLTPLENVPVGPPAAPPESALATAEAEDWNLAQTENTREGYEAYLRRYRRGVHAREARNAIAEINRLSPPSVPVAPGTLPPGTTTTTVAGATPAGTPGAPAAAPATPAASPGMGRVVFNVRPWGQVFVDGADRGVSPPLKSLSLRPGIYNIEVRNGDLEVFRQRVTVQDSKSAPVVSHEFK